A window from Variovorax sp. PBL-E5 encodes these proteins:
- a CDS encoding branched-chain amino acid ABC transporter permease codes for MEGLLHQIISGIAMGGVYGALGLAAVIVYQSTHHLNFAQGEMAMFSTYIAWMLMQAGLPLWAALGLTLVAAFATGMLIQRFVIHRARFAPALTTVLLFIALLVIFNSLAGWLFGYSARIFPSPFGSGRAFDSALISAHELGSIAVTLVLVAALYLFFNFTKLGLAMQATAHNPMSARLVGIRVGWMLAFGWGLAAAIGAVAGVLVAPVVYLDPSMMSGVLIYGFAAALLGGLDSPWGAIAGGVIVGVLENVLGAYVIGTELKLSVALMLIIGVLLFKPSGLFGKPVVTRV; via the coding sequence ATGGAAGGCTTGCTGCACCAGATCATTTCGGGCATCGCGATGGGTGGCGTCTACGGCGCGCTCGGGCTGGCGGCGGTCATCGTCTACCAGTCGACCCATCACCTCAACTTCGCGCAGGGCGAGATGGCCATGTTCTCGACCTACATCGCCTGGATGCTGATGCAGGCGGGGCTGCCCCTGTGGGCTGCGCTGGGCCTCACGCTGGTCGCTGCCTTCGCGACCGGCATGCTGATCCAGCGCTTCGTCATCCATCGCGCGCGCTTCGCACCGGCGCTCACCACCGTGCTGCTCTTCATCGCGCTGCTGGTGATCTTCAACAGCCTCGCCGGCTGGCTCTTTGGCTACAGCGCGCGGATCTTCCCGAGCCCCTTCGGCAGCGGCCGGGCGTTCGACAGCGCGCTGATATCCGCGCACGAGCTGGGATCGATCGCTGTGACGCTGGTGCTGGTGGCCGCGCTCTACCTCTTCTTCAACTTCACGAAGCTCGGCCTCGCGATGCAGGCGACCGCGCACAACCCGATGTCGGCGCGGCTGGTGGGCATCCGCGTCGGCTGGATGCTCGCCTTCGGCTGGGGGCTCGCGGCCGCGATCGGCGCCGTCGCCGGCGTGCTGGTCGCGCCGGTGGTCTACCTCGACCCGAGCATGATGTCCGGCGTGCTGATCTACGGCTTCGCCGCGGCGCTGCTGGGCGGCCTCGACAGCCCCTGGGGCGCGATCGCGGGCGGCGTGATCGTCGGCGTGCTCGAGAACGTGCTCGGCGCCTATGTCATCGGCACGGAGCTCAAGCTGTCCGTGGCGCTGATGCTCATCATCGGCGTGCTGCTGTTCAAGCCCTCCGGCCTGTTCGGCAAGCCCGTGGTCACGAGGGTCTGA
- a CDS encoding branched-chain amino acid ABC transporter permease, whose amino-acid sequence MSSPLVARKPGAAAWLLPCAIAAAALVLPLVAPGFYLFQATLAMIYAIALLGLNMLVGYSGQISLGHGAFFAVGAYTTAILVDHFAAPGWAAIPMAAVLCFVVGFAFGLPALRLEGHYLALATFALAVAVPQLLKWKALEDWTGGVQGILLAKPEVPAGLPLSPDQWLYLCVLAITLLAFVAARNLLGGRLGRALVAIREQPIAAAAMGVDVPGIKTLTFGISALYTGVAGALSAMVVQFVSPDSFNFFLSITLIIGVVIGGLGTVGGALYGAVFIQFVPNLVDQVSKSATWAIYGVLLIVVVFLMPSGIEGAVRRLVRGRR is encoded by the coding sequence GTGTCTTCCCCGCTCGTCGCGCGCAAGCCCGGCGCCGCCGCATGGCTGCTGCCGTGCGCGATCGCCGCCGCGGCGCTGGTCCTGCCGCTGGTCGCGCCCGGCTTCTACCTGTTCCAGGCCACGCTGGCGATGATCTATGCGATCGCGCTGCTCGGCCTGAACATGCTGGTCGGCTACTCGGGCCAGATCTCGCTCGGGCACGGCGCCTTTTTCGCCGTCGGCGCGTACACCACCGCGATCCTGGTCGATCACTTCGCGGCGCCCGGCTGGGCCGCGATACCGATGGCCGCGGTGCTGTGCTTCGTCGTCGGCTTCGCCTTCGGCCTGCCCGCGCTGCGGCTCGAGGGCCATTACCTCGCGCTGGCGACCTTCGCGCTGGCGGTGGCGGTGCCGCAGCTGCTCAAGTGGAAGGCGCTTGAAGACTGGACCGGCGGCGTGCAGGGCATCCTGCTGGCCAAGCCCGAAGTGCCGGCCGGCCTGCCGCTGTCGCCGGACCAGTGGCTCTACCTGTGCGTGCTGGCGATCACGCTGCTGGCCTTCGTGGCGGCGCGCAACCTGCTGGGCGGGCGCCTCGGCCGCGCGCTGGTCGCGATCCGCGAACAGCCGATCGCGGCGGCGGCGATGGGCGTCGACGTGCCCGGCATCAAGACGCTGACCTTCGGCATCAGCGCGCTCTACACCGGCGTCGCCGGCGCGCTGAGCGCGATGGTCGTGCAGTTCGTGTCGCCGGACAGCTTCAACTTCTTCCTGTCGATCACGCTGATCATCGGCGTCGTCATCGGCGGCCTGGGCACGGTGGGGGGCGCGCTCTACGGCGCCGTGTTCATCCAGTTCGTGCCGAACCTGGTGGACCAGGTCTCGAAGTCCGCGACCTGGGCGATCTACGGCGTGCTGCTGATCGTCGTGGTGTTCCTCATGCCCTCGGGCATCGAAGGCGCGGTGCGCCGGCTCGTGCGCGGCCGGCGCTGA
- a CDS encoding AraC family transcriptional regulator, with protein MDQFELSAHHISELEHDMGAAPMVGLSMEIPAGTTVEPHEHGRGQLMFSSSGVMVIEGMGGSWVVPPQRAVWVPHHVRHTFHPATNLSLRNLLIRSDVDVPLPTACTFVRVTPLLRELILRVVEDPSTFRSTAHHERAIGLLFDEIDVCQVAPLLLPLPQDPRIRRICIALRENPADPRTLEDWADIACASGRTLTRLFLKETGVSFAHWRRQARLMAAMVRLGMGDSVTSTALDVGYESASAFIEMFRRTIGQTPGQYFN; from the coding sequence ATGGACCAGTTCGAATTGTCGGCCCACCATATCAGCGAACTCGAGCACGACATGGGCGCCGCGCCGATGGTCGGCCTGTCCATGGAGATACCGGCGGGCACCACGGTCGAGCCGCACGAGCACGGCCGCGGCCAGCTGATGTTCTCGAGCTCGGGCGTGATGGTCATCGAGGGCATGGGCGGTTCGTGGGTGGTGCCGCCGCAGCGCGCGGTCTGGGTGCCGCACCACGTGCGCCACACCTTCCATCCGGCCACCAACCTGAGCCTGCGCAACCTGCTGATCCGCTCCGACGTGGATGTGCCGCTGCCCACCGCCTGCACCTTCGTTCGCGTCACGCCGCTTTTGCGCGAACTGATCCTGCGCGTGGTCGAGGATCCGTCCACCTTCCGTTCGACCGCGCATCACGAGCGCGCGATCGGCCTGCTGTTCGACGAGATCGACGTGTGCCAGGTGGCGCCGTTGTTGCTGCCGCTGCCGCAGGATCCGCGCATCCGCCGCATCTGCATCGCGCTGCGCGAAAACCCGGCCGATCCGCGCACCCTCGAAGATTGGGCGGACATCGCCTGCGCCAGTGGCCGCACGCTGACGCGGCTGTTCCTCAAGGAGACCGGCGTGTCCTTCGCGCATTGGCGGCGGCAGGCGCGGCTGATGGCGGCGATGGTGCGGCTGGGCATGGGCGATTCGGTCACCAGCACCGCGCTGGATGTGGGCTACGAAAGCGCGAGCGCCTTCATCGAGATGTTCCGCCGCACCATCGGCCAGACACCGGGCCAGTACTTCAACTGA
- a CDS encoding glutathione S-transferase N-terminal domain-containing protein, whose translation MSDRYRLYGVLASPYAAKLRALLRYRHIPFDWMPASFDWAPDFQLVRPELAEVKPRIVPILWYPHDRSFHTDSTFIALDLEQLHPGHRSVVPADPGLAFLSNLIDDFGDEWGVKIAFQYRWGNESDRNATNRLVMGELLGGGVAQATIAHAADQFRDRQVSRMPLVGATPQNAPVIEATYARVLDAMSRLRETQSYLFGSRPSLGDFGLFGALFTCRNDPTPAEIMRRSSPGTLDWIYALDEASGVQGEWLPDATALPAGAIDLLRVIGDAYLPFLVANAAAVERGEPTVRVELLGRSYSQGAFRYQAKCLRWLRDEWRGLDGAARERVEPVLRATGCLAALQP comes from the coding sequence ATGTCAGATCGCTACCGCCTTTACGGCGTCCTCGCCTCGCCGTACGCGGCCAAGTTGCGCGCCTTGCTGCGCTATCGCCACATCCCCTTCGACTGGATGCCGGCCAGTTTCGACTGGGCGCCCGACTTCCAGCTCGTGCGGCCCGAGCTGGCCGAGGTGAAGCCGCGCATCGTGCCGATCCTCTGGTATCCGCACGACCGCTCCTTCCACACCGACTCGACCTTCATCGCGCTCGATCTGGAGCAGCTGCATCCGGGCCATCGCTCGGTGGTGCCGGCCGATCCGGGGCTGGCGTTCCTGTCGAACCTGATCGACGACTTCGGCGACGAGTGGGGCGTGAAGATCGCGTTCCAGTACCGCTGGGGCAACGAGAGCGACCGCAACGCGACCAACCGGCTCGTGATGGGCGAGCTGCTCGGCGGCGGCGTGGCGCAGGCGACGATCGCGCATGCAGCCGACCAGTTCCGCGACCGCCAGGTGTCGCGCATGCCGCTGGTCGGTGCCACGCCGCAGAACGCGCCGGTCATCGAGGCCACCTATGCGCGCGTGCTCGATGCGATGAGCCGGCTGCGCGAGACGCAGAGCTATCTCTTCGGCTCGCGCCCGTCGCTGGGCGACTTCGGTCTGTTCGGCGCGCTCTTCACCTGCCGCAACGATCCGACGCCGGCCGAGATCATGCGGCGCAGTTCGCCCGGCACGCTGGACTGGATCTACGCGCTCGACGAGGCCTCGGGCGTGCAGGGCGAATGGCTGCCCGATGCCACGGCGCTGCCTGCGGGCGCGATCGACCTGCTGCGCGTCATCGGCGATGCTTACCTGCCGTTCCTGGTTGCCAATGCAGCGGCGGTCGAACGCGGCGAGCCGACGGTGCGCGTCGAGCTGCTCGGCCGCAGCTACAGCCAGGGCGCGTTCCGCTACCAGGCCAAGTGCCTGCGCTGGCTGCGCGACGAGTGGCGCGGCCTCGACGGCGCCGCGCGCGAACGCGTCGAACCCGTGCTGCGCGCCACCGGCTGCCTCGCCGCGCTGCAACCATGA
- a CDS encoding glutathione S-transferase N-terminal domain-containing protein: MTLATDAEATAPDAALDLHYWPTPNGWKISILLEELGVPYRLVKVDIRRGDQFEPAYLRINPNNRIPALVDHAPADGGPPLALFESGAIMMYLADKHGRFWSTELRRRHETSQWLMWQMSGLGPTAGQVHHFNEYAAEPVPYAIDRFNNEIHRLYGVLERRLADRPYLAGDYSIADIACWVWVRLWRHHHLDIETFPALAQWLATIAARPAVNRGFRTANEWREGRSTMTPEARAVLLGQRAR; the protein is encoded by the coding sequence ATGACGCTCGCGACCGATGCAGAGGCCACGGCGCCGGACGCCGCGCTCGACCTGCACTACTGGCCCACGCCCAACGGCTGGAAGATCTCGATCCTGCTGGAGGAACTGGGCGTGCCGTACCGGCTCGTCAAGGTCGACATCCGCCGTGGCGATCAGTTCGAGCCGGCCTACCTGCGCATCAATCCCAACAACCGCATCCCCGCGCTGGTCGACCATGCACCGGCCGATGGCGGGCCGCCGCTGGCGCTCTTCGAGTCGGGCGCGATCATGATGTACCTGGCCGACAAGCACGGCCGCTTCTGGTCCACCGAACTGCGCCGGCGGCACGAGACGAGCCAGTGGCTGATGTGGCAGATGTCGGGCCTCGGGCCGACCGCGGGCCAGGTGCATCACTTCAACGAATACGCGGCCGAGCCGGTGCCCTACGCGATCGATCGCTTCAACAACGAGATCCACCGGCTGTATGGCGTGCTGGAGCGCCGGCTGGCCGATCGGCCTTACCTGGCCGGCGACTATTCGATCGCCGACATCGCATGCTGGGTCTGGGTGCGGCTGTGGCGCCATCACCACCTGGACATCGAGACCTTTCCGGCGCTGGCGCAATGGCTGGCCACGATCGCGGCGCGGCCCGCGGTCAACCGCGGCTTCCGCACGGCCAACGAATGGCGCGAAGGCCGCTCCACCATGACGCCGGAGGCGCGCGCCGTGCTGCTCGGGCAGCGCGCCCGATGA
- a CDS encoding dihydrolipoyl dehydrogenase gives MTAPPTLEVDVAVVGGGSAGMAAYRAAVAAGARTVLIEGGDFGTTCARVGCMPSKLLIAAADAAHAGDTASDFGLPAPAPRAGDALAGVMDRVRRERDRFVGFVLREVEAYPATDKLAGVARFVGDHVLVVTHANGDATRVHAGRIVLATGSVPVVPRELDAVRALCLTTDSLFELPHLPASAAIVGAGVVALELGQALHRLGVRVRLFGRGGRLGVLTDPEVHRQACAVWADALPLECDARAVFHADGGEVRVDYVTRDGSRASERFACVIAAAGRAPRLPAGLETTSWGAAVAAGAWGFDRTTMQVGASPVFVAGDASGEDSLLHEAVDEGRIAGRNAASFPRVRGGERRARLSIAFTHPQMAIVGGGWALAQRAGDVVVGQASFANQGRSRVMLRNRGLLRVYADRAGFFLGAEMFGPDAEHLGHLMAWALQARMRIDQMLSMPFYHPVVEEGLRTALRDARRSARTEA, from the coding sequence ATGACCGCGCCGCCGACCCTGGAGGTCGACGTTGCCGTCGTCGGCGGCGGCTCGGCGGGCATGGCCGCCTACCGCGCGGCCGTCGCGGCGGGTGCGCGCACGGTGCTGATCGAAGGCGGCGACTTCGGCACCACCTGCGCCCGCGTGGGCTGCATGCCGAGCAAGCTGCTGATCGCGGCGGCCGATGCGGCGCATGCGGGCGACACGGCCTCGGACTTCGGCCTGCCGGCGCCTGCGCCACGTGCCGGCGATGCGCTCGCGGGCGTGATGGACCGCGTGCGGCGCGAGCGCGACCGCTTCGTCGGCTTCGTGCTGCGCGAGGTCGAGGCCTATCCGGCCACCGACAAGCTTGCCGGTGTCGCGCGCTTCGTCGGCGACCATGTGCTCGTGGTCACGCACGCGAACGGCGATGCGACGCGCGTGCACGCGGGCCGCATCGTGCTCGCCACCGGCTCCGTGCCGGTCGTGCCGCGCGAACTCGATGCGGTGCGTGCGCTGTGCCTCACCACCGACAGCCTGTTCGAGCTGCCCCATCTGCCGGCCAGCGCGGCCATCGTCGGCGCCGGCGTCGTCGCGCTCGAGCTGGGACAGGCCCTGCATCGACTGGGCGTGCGCGTGCGGCTGTTCGGCCGCGGCGGGCGGCTGGGCGTGCTCACCGATCCCGAAGTGCATCGCCAGGCCTGCGCGGTCTGGGCCGATGCGCTGCCGCTCGAATGCGATGCGCGTGCGGTCTTCCACGCCGATGGCGGCGAGGTGCGGGTCGACTACGTGACGCGGGACGGCAGCCGGGCGAGCGAGCGCTTCGCCTGCGTCATCGCGGCCGCCGGCCGCGCGCCCAGGCTGCCGGCCGGCCTCGAGACCACCTCGTGGGGTGCCGCCGTCGCGGCGGGCGCCTGGGGCTTCGACCGCACCACGATGCAGGTCGGCGCCAGCCCGGTCTTCGTTGCCGGCGATGCGAGCGGCGAGGACAGCCTGCTGCACGAAGCGGTCGACGAGGGACGCATCGCCGGCCGCAACGCCGCGAGCTTTCCGCGCGTGCGCGGTGGCGAGCGGCGCGCGCGCCTGTCGATCGCATTCACCCATCCGCAGATGGCGATCGTCGGCGGCGGCTGGGCGCTGGCGCAACGCGCGGGCGATGTCGTGGTCGGCCAGGCCTCCTTCGCCAACCAGGGGCGCAGCCGCGTGATGCTGCGCAACCGCGGGCTGCTGCGCGTCTACGCCGATCGCGCGGGGTTCTTTCTGGGTGCGGAGATGTTCGGCCCGGATGCCGAGCACCTCGGTCATCTGATGGCGTGGGCGCTGCAGGCGCGCATGCGCATCGACCAGATGCTGTCCATGCCCTTCTACCATCCGGTGGTCGAAGAGGGCCTGCGCACCGCGCTGCGCGATGCGCGGCGAAGCGCGCGGACCGAAGCCTGA
- a CDS encoding PQQ-dependent dehydrogenase, methanol/ethanol family, whose amino-acid sequence MTSFRPGFVLAAVLALGAAAPQHAMAAPGFTPIGGEDLARPKQGGDEWLAAGRTYTGTFSSPLATINAKNVAKLGLAWHLDLPTDRGLEATPLVADGVMYFSLPWGHVMAVDARTGKEIWHYDPGAVKQVSKDICCDAVNRGVALWGDKVFVGVIDGRLVALDRATGKVAWEVQTVDRTKPYTITGQPLVMKNIVVIGNSGADFGARGYITAYDVNSGKQLWRFFIVPGDPSKPYEHEELAMAAKTWKGDNYWKNGGGGGNAWGNMNYDPELDLLYVGTGNGSPWNREIRSPGGGDNLFLSSILAIRPATGKLVWYYQTTPGESWDYTATANMVLADLKIKGRQRKVLMQLPKNGFYYVLDRATGELLSADKVGKVTWASKVDLKTGRPVEEPGVRYEKKPIVMWPGPYGAHSWQPMALSHKTGLVYIPYQEMAGAYKNEGAGFVHRPSNFNTGSAFYEGTSFPKSFASGALIAWDPVQRKVVWKVPHESVWNGGALVTDGNLVFQGNAFGKFVAYAADTGKTLWDFDAQTGIIASASTYMIDGDQYVALLAGWGGGAPMVGGEADNFTGVRNVSRLLVFKLGGSDKLPPLAPQAVSHRVPTGTDAGAAVIANGNKDFGIYCAKCHGVGGESGGLVPDLRRSPMILSAEAFRVTVTDGREPRGMPSFSTDLKPREIEEIRAYLLDKEMKDFGKPTASK is encoded by the coding sequence GTGACTTCATTCAGACCCGGATTCGTACTGGCCGCCGTGCTGGCCTTGGGTGCCGCGGCGCCGCAGCACGCGATGGCCGCGCCCGGCTTCACACCGATCGGCGGCGAAGATCTTGCCCGGCCCAAGCAAGGCGGCGACGAGTGGCTCGCTGCCGGACGCACCTACACCGGCACCTTCTCGAGCCCGCTCGCGACGATCAACGCGAAGAACGTCGCCAAGCTCGGCCTGGCATGGCATCTCGATCTGCCGACCGATCGGGGCCTCGAGGCCACGCCGCTGGTGGCGGACGGCGTCATGTACTTCTCGCTGCCCTGGGGCCACGTCATGGCCGTGGATGCGCGCACCGGCAAGGAGATCTGGCACTACGACCCCGGCGCGGTCAAGCAGGTGTCGAAGGACATCTGCTGCGATGCGGTCAACCGGGGCGTCGCGCTGTGGGGCGACAAGGTGTTCGTGGGCGTCATCGACGGGCGGCTCGTCGCGCTCGACCGCGCCACCGGCAAGGTCGCATGGGAGGTACAGACCGTCGACCGGACCAAGCCCTACACGATCACCGGCCAGCCGCTGGTCATGAAGAACATCGTGGTGATCGGCAACAGCGGCGCCGACTTCGGCGCGCGTGGCTACATCACGGCCTACGACGTGAACAGCGGCAAGCAGCTGTGGCGCTTCTTCATCGTGCCCGGCGATCCGTCCAAGCCGTACGAACACGAAGAACTCGCGATGGCCGCCAAGACCTGGAAGGGCGACAACTACTGGAAGAACGGCGGCGGCGGCGGCAACGCGTGGGGCAACATGAACTACGACCCCGAGCTCGACCTGCTCTATGTCGGCACCGGCAACGGATCGCCGTGGAACCGCGAGATCCGCAGTCCCGGCGGCGGCGACAACCTGTTCCTGTCGTCGATCCTCGCCATCCGGCCTGCCACCGGCAAGCTGGTCTGGTACTACCAGACGACGCCCGGCGAAAGCTGGGACTACACGGCCACCGCGAACATGGTTCTGGCCGACCTGAAGATCAAGGGCAGGCAGCGCAAGGTATTGATGCAGCTGCCGAAGAACGGCTTCTACTACGTGCTCGACCGCGCGACCGGCGAGCTGCTGTCCGCCGACAAGGTCGGCAAGGTGACGTGGGCCAGCAAGGTCGACCTGAAGACGGGCCGCCCGGTGGAAGAGCCGGGCGTGCGCTATGAGAAAAAGCCGATCGTCATGTGGCCCGGCCCCTATGGCGCGCACAGCTGGCAGCCGATGGCGCTGAGCCACAAGACCGGCCTGGTCTATATCCCCTACCAGGAGATGGCGGGTGCCTACAAGAACGAAGGCGCGGGCTTCGTCCATCGACCCAGCAACTTCAACACGGGCAGCGCCTTCTACGAAGGCACGTCCTTCCCGAAGAGCTTCGCCAGCGGCGCGCTGATCGCGTGGGATCCGGTCCAGCGCAAGGTGGTGTGGAAGGTGCCGCACGAGTCGGTCTGGAACGGCGGCGCGCTGGTCACCGATGGCAACCTCGTGTTCCAGGGCAATGCCTTCGGCAAGTTCGTCGCCTACGCGGCCGACACCGGCAAGACGCTCTGGGACTTCGATGCGCAGACCGGCATCATCGCCAGCGCATCCACCTACATGATCGATGGCGATCAGTACGTGGCTCTGCTCGCCGGCTGGGGCGGCGGCGCGCCGATGGTGGGCGGCGAGGCCGACAACTTCACGGGCGTGCGCAACGTCAGCCGCTTGCTGGTCTTCAAGCTCGGCGGCAGCGACAAGCTGCCGCCCCTCGCGCCGCAGGCGGTGAGCCACCGCGTACCGACCGGTACCGACGCCGGCGCCGCCGTCATCGCGAACGGCAACAAGGACTTCGGCATCTACTGCGCCAAGTGCCACGGCGTAGGCGGCGAAAGCGGCGGGCTCGTTCCCGATCTGCGGCGCTCGCCGATGATCCTCAGCGCCGAGGCTTTCCGGGTCACCGTCACGGACGGCCGGGAGCCGCGCGGCATGCCTTCGTTTTCCACCGACCTGAAGCCGCGGGAGATCGAAGAGATCCGGGCCTACCTGCTCGACAAGGAGATGAAGGACTTCGGCAAGCCGACCGCCAGCAAGTGA
- a CDS encoding aldehyde dehydrogenase family protein, whose product MAQVETLESVRSFLARTHQLHIDGIGVDSREGASLPVFDPATGDVLCRVPAGGAADIDAAVAAARRAFEGPWRAMRPADRERVLLRLAQLIEDNAEELAQIETLNQGKSITYARALDIAYTAECMRYMAGWATKLEGQTVDVSIPFPQGTAYRAFTVREALGVVGAIVPWNFPLLLAVMKIAPALAAGCTVVLKPAEETPLTALRFAELCAEAGLPPGVLNVVTGLGHTAGAALAMHPGIDKISFTGSTEVGKLVGRSALENVTRFTLEMGGKSPFMVLKDADVSLAAAGAAGAIFFNAGQVCAAGSRLYVHRSIFDEVLDGVAQHARAMQCGPGMNPDSGMTPLVSRKQLDRVTQYVDGGVAEGARIAYAGSTGGDARGFFYPPTILVDAAHGMRVVQEEIFGPVLVATPFDDLDDLVAKANGTSYGLASSIWSRDVGEVMRLIPRIRAGLVYVNTHGVIDPNFSFGGDKQSGMGVEMGRAGVEAFTRIKSVCLAY is encoded by the coding sequence ATGGCACAAGTCGAGACACTCGAATCGGTCCGCTCCTTTCTCGCCCGGACCCACCAACTCCACATCGACGGCATCGGCGTCGACAGCCGGGAAGGCGCATCGCTTCCGGTGTTCGATCCCGCGACCGGGGACGTCCTGTGCCGAGTCCCGGCCGGAGGCGCCGCCGACATCGATGCCGCGGTGGCCGCAGCGCGCCGGGCCTTCGAGGGTCCGTGGCGCGCCATGCGGCCCGCCGACCGCGAGCGCGTGCTGCTCAGGCTCGCGCAGCTGATCGAGGACAACGCCGAGGAGCTGGCGCAGATCGAAACACTGAACCAGGGAAAGTCCATCACCTACGCGCGCGCGCTCGACATCGCCTACACGGCCGAATGCATGCGCTACATGGCGGGCTGGGCCACCAAGCTCGAAGGCCAGACGGTGGACGTGTCGATCCCCTTTCCGCAGGGCACGGCCTATCGCGCCTTCACCGTGCGCGAGGCACTCGGCGTGGTGGGCGCGATCGTGCCCTGGAACTTCCCGCTGCTGTTGGCCGTGATGAAGATCGCACCGGCCCTCGCGGCCGGCTGCACGGTGGTGCTGAAGCCGGCGGAGGAAACGCCGCTCACGGCACTTCGCTTCGCCGAACTCTGCGCGGAAGCCGGCTTGCCGCCGGGCGTCCTCAATGTCGTCACGGGCCTGGGGCACACCGCGGGTGCGGCGCTGGCGATGCATCCGGGCATCGACAAGATCTCCTTCACCGGCTCCACGGAAGTCGGCAAGCTCGTCGGCCGTTCGGCACTGGAGAACGTCACGCGCTTCACGCTCGAGATGGGCGGCAAGTCGCCGTTCATGGTGTTGAAGGATGCGGACGTGTCACTCGCCGCAGCGGGCGCGGCCGGCGCGATCTTCTTCAATGCCGGCCAGGTCTGTGCGGCCGGCTCCAGGCTGTACGTGCACCGCTCGATCTTCGACGAGGTGCTCGACGGCGTCGCGCAGCACGCCCGCGCCATGCAGTGCGGTCCCGGCATGAATCCCGATTCGGGCATGACACCGCTGGTTTCGCGCAAACAACTCGACCGCGTCACGCAGTACGTGGACGGCGGCGTGGCCGAGGGCGCGCGCATCGCCTATGCGGGCAGCACCGGCGGCGACGCGCGCGGCTTCTTCTATCCGCCGACCATCCTGGTGGACGCGGCGCACGGCATGCGCGTGGTGCAGGAGGAGATCTTCGGGCCCGTGCTGGTGGCCACGCCTTTCGACGACCTCGATGACCTGGTGGCCAAGGCAAACGGCACGAGCTACGGCCTCGCCTCGAGCATCTGGTCGCGCGATGTCGGCGAAGTGATGCGATTGATTCCGAGGATTCGAGCCGGTCTGGTGTACGTCAACACGCACGGGGTGATCGATCCGAACTTCAGCTTCGGCGGCGACAAGCAGTCCGGCATGGGCGTGGAAATGGGACGCGCCGGCGTGGAGGCCTTCACGCGCATCAAGTCCGTGTGCCTTGCCTACTAG